DNA sequence from the Gordonia polyisoprenivorans genome:
GCGTTCGGGCAGCGTTTTGAGTTGCCCGGTCACCTCGGCGGTCTGGTGCTGGACCCAGTCCCGGACTTGCGCGGTCACCGCCGGCCGCGCAGGCCACAGGGATTGGACCGCCGCGTTGAACTCGGCGCCGACCACGATCGCGAATCCGAGGAAGAACGTGAACAACAAGAAGGCGATCGGGGTGGCCAGTGCGCCGTAGGTGTACCCGGCCCGGGTGATCGCGGCCAGGTACAGACGCAGGAAGTAGCTGGCCACCCAGAACACGATGCCCGCGACGATCGCGCCGCCCACCAGGCGATGCCAGGGCAGCGGATTGGGCAGTGCCAGGTGATACAGCGTCGTCAGCACCAGCATCAGCAGCAACGCCACGAACGGGAAGTACCCGAAATCGATCGCGTTGGTGACGATGGGATCCCAGGATTCGGGGACGATCTCGCGGAGATAGTTGGGACCCAGGGCGACCAGGGGGAGCAGCGGGACCGCGACGGTGAGAAAGCCGAGATAGAGCAGCAGCGCGAAGATGCGCTGCCACACCGGGTTTCGGACCTCGTGTTGGTCGTGGGCCCGCACGATCGAGGCGACGAAGCACGACACCGCCGACGAGCCCGCCCACAACGACAGGATGAAGCCGACCGAGATGACCCCGACCCGTCCGCGGCCCAGGACGTTGTCGACGGTCGGCTTGATCAGGTCGTTGACCACATTGGGTGAGAAGGTGCGGTTCGCGAACGCCAGGATGCGATCGGAGATCACGTCAACGGTGTCGGGACCGAACCAGCCCGAGAGATAGCCGACGCTGCCGAGCAGTCCGAGGAGCAGGGGAGGCAGCGACAGCGCCTGCCAAAACGCGGCCTGCGCGGCCCAGCCCACGATCCCGTCGTCCCAGGACTTTACGATCGTCCGCCAGATCAGGATCGGGATGTTGCGCACCACCGGCCGCCGCGGGGTCTCGGGTGGTTCGACGGTCGGGTCGTCGCGACCGAGTTCCTTGTCCGTCCGTGGGTCGGCGCCCGGTGGGGGTGAGCCGGGGTGGGCGGTCTCGGCGCGCCCCGGGTCGGCGAGCGCACGGTGGTTGGGGTCGGGTGCGTCGAGTTCGACCGACGACGGTGCCGGGCGGCGCGCGGGGTGGCGAGCGGAGTGCAGCGGGGCGGTCGGGATCTCACCGCGGTCGGGGTGCGGTGCGCGAGGGGGTCGGGGGAGGAGAGCACCCGGCGCCGGATCGGCGCCCGATCGTCCGGTCGCCTCGGGGACCGGGCCACGACGTGCGCCCGACGACGTGACGTCGTCGGGAGTCATCGGAGCGGGGTTGCGTCGTCGGGTGCTGATGGTTACAGCATCCACGATCGGCGAAGGTGATGTGCGCCACCATGGCCGCGACGTGCCCAGTGCGCGTGTCGCAAGCGGGCTCCTGAGCGTGTGCGGCCCACCTCGGCCGCAGCTCCGCGCCTCGACATCGCAGTGTGCGTAACGCCTCGACACCCGCGTGTGCCCCACACCGTGTCGCCCACGCGGGTGTCGGAACCGGTCGGTAGCATGGGCCCGTCCGTGCGGTGTGCCGGCCGATCGCCCGGGATACTGTGTCGCCCGGGTTCGACCGGGAACACCGACGGATTCCCCGTTCACCGACCCCCGGAGTCAGCTGCCAGTGACCGCTGCCGAAGACGTTGCCGCCGCCATTTCGGGCCCCCCGCTCCGCGCCTGGCAGCGGCGTGCGCTGACCCGATACCTCGCTCAGGGGCCGAAGGACTTCCTGGCGGTCGCGACCCCGGGCGCGGGTAAGACGACCTTCGGTCTGCGGGTGGCGCGTGAACTCCTCGACGACCGGACGGTGGAGCAGATCACCGTCGTGACGCCGACCGAGCACCTCAAGCATCAGTGGGCCCAGGCCGCCGCTCGCGTCGGCATCTCGCTGGACTCCCGGTTTCGCAACGCGACCGGTCAGACCAGCTCCGACTATCACGGCGTTGCGCTGACCTATGCGCAGGTCGCCGCGCACCCGTCCCGGCACCGGGTGCGCACCGAGAACCGGCGCACGCTGGTGATTCTCGACGAGATCCACCACGGCGGCGACGCGAAGTCGTGGGGTGAGGCGATCCGCGAGGCCTTCGACGACGCCGAGCGACGACTCGCCCTGACCGGTACGCCGTTCCGATC
Encoded proteins:
- a CDS encoding YihY/virulence factor BrkB family protein; translated protein: MTPDDVTSSGARRGPVPEATGRSGADPAPGALLPRPPRAPHPDRGEIPTAPLHSARHPARRPAPSSVELDAPDPNHRALADPGRAETAHPGSPPPGADPRTDKELGRDDPTVEPPETPRRPVVRNIPILIWRTIVKSWDDGIVGWAAQAAFWQALSLPPLLLGLLGSVGYLSGWFGPDTVDVISDRILAFANRTFSPNVVNDLIKPTVDNVLGRGRVGVISVGFILSLWAGSSAVSCFVASIVRAHDQHEVRNPVWQRIFALLLYLGFLTVAVPLLPLVALGPNYLREIVPESWDPIVTNAIDFGYFPFVALLLMLVLTTLYHLALPNPLPWHRLVGGAIVAGIVFWVASYFLRLYLAAITRAGYTYGALATPIAFLLFTFFLGFAIVVGAEFNAAVQSLWPARPAVTAQVRDWVQHQTAEVTGQLKTLPERLSTGPISRRNRPRGNSPDDS